In Pseudomonas sp. Q1-7, the genomic window TCACCCCCGAGGTGCATCAGCGGGTGATGGACGAAGTCATTTACCCGACCGTGCGCGGCATGGCCGAGGAAGGCAACGTCTACACCGGCTTCCTCTATGCCGGCCTGATGATCGACAAGAGCGGCGCACCCAAGGTCATCGAGTTCAACTGCCGTTTCGGCGACCCGGAAACCCAGCCCATCATGGTGCGTCTGGAGTCTTCCCTGGTGCTGCTGGTAGAAGCCGCCCTGGCCAAGGCCCTGGACAAGGTCGAAGCCACCTGGGACCCGCGCCCCACCGTGGGCGTGGTCCTGGCCGCCGGCGGCTACCCGGGCGACTACGCCAAGGGCGAAGTGATCGAAGGCCTGGCCGATGCCGCCGCCCTGGACGGTAAGGTGTTCCACGCCGGCACCGCACTGAAGGACGGCCAGATCGTCACCTCCGGCGGCCGCGTGCTCTGCGCCACCGCCATCGGCCGCAGTGTGTCCGACGCGCAGCAGCAGGCCTATCGCCTGGCGGAGAAAATCCGCTGGAACGGCTGCTTCTACCGCAAGGACATCGGCTATCGCGCCATCGCGCGCGAGCAGAACGATTGCTGAAATCGGCTTTCGAAGGAATAACAGCAGTAACTCACCCTGACCGGGATGGCCATATGGCCGTCTTGGTCATATTCCGCACAAGAGGGGCTTGGCTATAATCCGGCCACTCACCCACGAAGGGACCTCGACCGTGCTTCGGCTCAGGATTGCCACAGGATTGTTCGCCAGTCTGCTGCTGGCCCTGCTTCCTCTGCTGCCCGCCCAGGCGGCCGATACGGGGCGCTGGAGCATGCTGCTCGATCCCAGCGCCAACCTGCAGCTGCAGGAAGTACGCACCCAGCAGGCCCTGTCCCAGTTCACCCCGGTCGAACTCGACCAGCTCTATACCCCCGGTGGCACCAGCGCGCTCTGGTTGCACTACCGGCTCCCGCCCAGCCAGCACGAGCAGCTGCTGCGGGTCTTCGCCCCCTACCTGGCCTACCTCGACCTCTATGTCCTCAAGGGCGATGAGCTGGTCGCCCACACCCGCACCGGCAGCCGCCTGCCCTACAGCGAGCGCCCGCTGCCCAGCCGCGACTTCCTCCTGCCCCTGCCGGTCCAGCAGGAATCCCTGGATATCTACCTGCGCATGGCCTCGGAGCACGCCCTGCGCCCGACCGTGGCCCTGCAGTCCGCGGCCCTGATGGCCGCCGACGATACCCGTCCGCTGCTCTTCGGCCTGCTGCTCGGCGGGCTGGCCATGCTGGTCTACTACAACCTGGTGCGCTACGCGTACTGCCGCGCCACCGTCAGTCTCTGGCTGGCCGCCGCACAGGGCAGCCTGATCGTCACCGGCATCAGCCTGCTGGGCATCAGCTCACCCTGGCTCGGCGACTGGCAGAGCGCGCAACCGCAGATCGCCAACCTGTCCATGCTGGTCGCCATGGCCTGCGCCCTGGCCTTCACCGTCAGCTTCTTCGGCAAGGTCTGCCCAAGCACGCCGCTGACCGGCGTGCTGCTGGGCGAGGTCGTGCTGATCGCGCTCACCGCCGCCCTGCTGCTGATCGTCACCGAGCTGCCGTTCAACCAACTGGTCTACGGGCTGGCCGCCCTCGCCAGCCTCAGCATGTTCCTCTACGCCCTCCTGCACTGGCACCAGGGCTACCGTCCGGCGCGGCTGTTCAGCCTGGCGCTGGGCGTGTTCTGCGTCGCCATCTTCGGCGCCCTGCCTGCCCTGTTCGGCTACTGGCAACTGCAGTCCGACTGGCTGGCCTACACCCTGCTGGCCATCTCCACGGTCAGCGGCGTGTTCCTCAGCATGGCCCTCAGCGAACGCCAGCGACGCATCCAGCATGAAATCTTCAGTGCCAGCCGCGCCCTGGCCGCCAGCTCCGCCGAACTGAAGGCCAAGGGTGAATTCCTGGCCAAGATCAGCCACGAAATCCGCACCCCGATGAACGGCGTGCTGGGCATGACCGAACTGCTCCTCGGCACCCCGCTGTCGGCCAAGCAGCGCGACTACGTGCAGACCATCCACAGCTCCGGCAACGAGCTGCTCACCCTGATCAACGAAATCCTCGACATCTCCAAGTTGGAGTCCGGTCAGATCGAGCTGGACGACGTGCAGTTCGACCTCAATGCCCTGATCGACGACTGCCTCGACATCTTCCGCGCCAAGGCCGAACAGCAGCGGGTCGAACTCATCAGTTTCATGCAGCCCCAGGTGCCCCGCGTGATCAGCGGCGACCCCACGCGCCTGCGGCAGATGCTCCTCAGCCTGCTGGACAACGCCTTCAGGCAGACCGACGAAGGCGAGATCCTGCTGGTGGTGGCGCTGGACAACAGCGCCAGCGAACCGCGCCTGCGCATCGCCGTGCAGGACAGCGGCCGCCCCCTGGAAGCCGGCGAACGAGAAGCGCTGCTCAACGCCGAATTGCAGAGCAGCGACCTCCTCACCACCTCCAAACTCGGCGGCCGCCTGGGTCTGGTCATCGCCCGCCAGCTGGTGCGCCTGATGGACGGCGAGTTCGGCATCCAGAGCGGCGCGGGGCAAGGCAGCACCCTCTGGCTCAACCTGCCACTGGACAGCCAGCACCTGGAACGCCCCACCGCCGACCTGGACAGCCCGCTGGAAGGCGCGCGCCTGCTGGTGGTGGACGACAACGACACCTGCCGCAAGGTGCTGGTCCAGCAATGCAGCGCCTGGGGCCTGCAGGTCAGCGCCGTCCCCTCCGGCAAGGAGGCCCTGGCCCTGCTGCGCACCAAGGCTCACCTGCGCGAGTACTTCGACGTAGTCCTGCTGGACCAGGACATGCCCGGCATGACCGGCATGCAACTGGCGGCCAAGATCAAGGAAGACCCCAGCCTCAACCACGATATCCTGATCATCATGCTCACCGGCATCAGCAATGCCCCGAGCAAGATCATCGCGCGCAACGCCGGCATCAAGCGCATCCTCGCCAAGCCGGTGGCCGGCTACACCCTCAAGACCACCCTGGCCGACGAGCTCAACCAGCGCCGCAACGGCGGTCCCCTGTTCCTGCCCGGTTCCCAGGTCAGCGAACCGCTGCACGTGCCCAACGATTTCCGCATCCTGGTGGCCGAGGACAACAGCATCTCCACCAAGGTCATCCGCGGCATGCTGAGCAAGCTCAACCTCGAACCGGACACCGCCAGCAACGGCGAGGAAGCCCTGAGCGCGATGAAGAACCAGCACTACGACCTGGTGCTGATGGACTGCGAGATGCCGATACTGGACGGATTCACCGCCACCGAGATGCTGCGCCACTGGGAGAACCTGGAGCAGCGGCCGCGCACGCCGGTGGTCGCCCTGACCGCCCACATCCTCAGCGAACACAAGGAACGCGCCCGCCTCTCCGGCATGGACGGCCACATGGCCAAGCCAGTGGAACTCTCCCAGCTGCGCGAGCTGATCGAATACTGGGTGGCCGAGAAGGAACTCCGCGAGCGACACGCGATACACAGCTGACCGGCGGACGACCTGTGGGGGCGATTTCAATCGCTATGCGGACCGCAGGTTCGCCCTGGGAATCCTGCAAGGGGCGGCTTCGCCGCCCATAGCGAATAAATTCGCCCCCACAATGGGCCGCCGCCCTGCTACCCCCACCGCACGGCGAAGATCGGCGGCAGGTGCCCGGCGAGCAAAGTCCAGCTATCCCCCTGATCGCCCGACAGCCACAGGTGCCCGGTGGTGGACCCCATGACCAGGCACTGACCGCTGTCATCCACATCCAGCCCGTGTCGGTACACCAGGTCATAGCAGAGCTGCTGCGGCAGGCCACGCTCCAGCACCTCGAAACTGCGCCCGCCATCGCGGGTGCGGGTGACCCGCAGACGCTGGTCGGCGGGCACCCGGCATTCGTCCTTCACCGCCGGCACGAACCAGGCGCAGTCCGGGTCGGTGGGATGTACCGCCACGGCGAAACCGAAGGTGGACGGTCCGGCCTCGGGTATTTCCCGCCAGTTCAAGCCTCGGTCGGTACTGACGAAAATGCCGTTGTGGTGCTGCACCCAGAGCCGCTCCGGGTCCGTCGGGCAGGCCACCATGCGGTGCGGGTCCTGAATGTCCGGCTCCTCCGCGCGCTCCGGCGGCATGTAGGCCGCACGCATGCCACGGGTGCGGTAGGCCCAACTGGCGCCTTCGTCCTCGCTGTGCCAGACGCCGCCGCAAGACACCGCCAGCGTCAGGTGGCGGCTGTCGCGCGGGTCGACGCAGATGGAATGGATACCCGGCTGGTCGTAGCCGCCGCCGAACCAGTTGGCCCGCTCCGGACGCTGCCAGAGACTGTCCACCAGCGCCCAGGAGCTGCCGTGGTCGCGGGACCGGAACAGGCCGCCGGGAATGGTGCCGGCCCAAAGCGTGCCGGGCTGATCGGCGCCGCCCGTTTCCAGGCACCAGATCATCTCCACCGACGGCTCCTCCTCACCTTCGGCAGCCGGTGCGAAGGCCGGGGCGGCGATTTCCTCCCAGCGCTGCCCGGCGTCCGCCGAGCGCCACAGCTTGGGCCCGAAATGGCCCAGGTGCAGGGCTGCGTAGAGGTGACCATCACGCGGATCGGTCAGCAGCATGCTCACCGGCTCACCGAGGAAGTCCTGGCGCGCCAGGCGCCAGCCATCCCCCTCGTGCTCGAAGCACAGCAGCCCCTTGCGGGTCGCCACATGGATGCATCGGCTCATGTCCTTCTCCTTGTGCCGGTTCAACCGCCGGACAACGCCTGGACGACGAAGATGTCGCTGGCCGGCCCCACCGGATCGGATAAACGACGGCGGTCGTTCACTTGCTGGGTGTCGACGAAGATCGCCACGTGCCGGCGCAGCCGCCCCTGGTCGTCGAGCAGGTAGCCGCGCAGGCGCGGGTTGGCGGCGAACGCGGCGTCCAGCGCCTCGGCGACGGTAAGCGCCGTGACGTCCAGTTCGGCGACATCGAGGTGGCGTTGCAGGTTGGGGGTGAAACTGATGCGCGCCATCAACGGCTCCCTGCGCGACGAAACGACCCAGTGCGGGTAGGTATAGCCGACCGCCGCGACGCGGTTATAGTGGAGCGCCCAACGGCAGGGCAGCCTCTACACTGAGCAGGCCGCCCGTGAATGGATGCCCCCCATGTTCGAAAGCCTCTCCAGCCTGTACCTGAAGATGCTGGTGCTCTACAGCCCTTTCTTCGTGCTCTCCTGCTTCATCGGCCTGACCCGTGGCTACACCGTGAAGGAGCGCAAGAAGCTCGCCTGGAAAGTCGCCCTCGGCACCCTGGTGGCCAGCGCCCTGCTCTACCTGTTCGGCCAGGCGATCTTCAATATCTTCGGCATCACCATCGATGCCTTCCGCATCGGCGCCGGCACCGTGCTGTTCATCTCCGCCCTCGGCATGGCCCAGGGCAAGTCGGCGGTGCAGGCGGACAACGTGCAGCAGGACGTGACCATCGTGCCGCTGACCATCCCCCTCACCGTTGGCCCCGGCACCATCGGCGCCATGCTGGTGATGGGTGCCGGCCACGTGCACTGGGACGACAAGCTCACCGCCCTCATCGCCATCGCCATCGCCTCCGTCACCGTCGGCGCAATCCTCTATCTCTCCGACCACATCGAACGCATCCTCGGCGAACAGGGCCTGCAGATCGTCAGCCGCCTGATGGGCCTGTTCGTCTGCGCCCTGGCCGCACAGATCATCTTCACCGGGGTGAAGAACTACCTCGTCCCGTAGGTTGGTGCGGGCCACGCTGGTCCGAGCGCAGCGAGGCCCAACGTGGCACGCACCAGCCTACGCCCCATCCTCCCGCCCACGCCCCAGCGCAGTGCAAAACCGGGACGCCGAAAACCTCTCGCCCCCCACCCAGCCCAGTAACCACGGGCACTTCGCGTTTCTGGCACCACCCTTGCTCTGGAGCATTCCAACTTGGATACAAGATGGAACTCCAGAACATGTCCGATGCCCCCATCGCCTTCACCCTGGCCGACTGGCAGCAGGCCTACCGCGACCAACTGCAACCCGCTGAACTGCTGCACGCTTTGCGCCAGCGCCTGAGCACCGACGACCGCGCCTGGATCAGCCTGGCCAGCGCCGAGCAACTGGATGCCCAGCTTGGCGAACTCGCCGCCCTGCTGGCGTCCGCCAGCGGTGACATGGACCGCCTACCACTCTACGGTGTGCCCTTCGCCATCAAGGACAACATCGACGCCGCCGGCTGGACCACCACCGCCGCCTGCCCAGCCTTCGCCTATCCGGCTGCGGAGGACGCCACCGTGGTCGCCCGCCTGCGCGCCGCCGGCGCCATCCTGATCGGCAAGACCAACCTCGACCAGTTCGCCACCGGCCTGGTGGGCACCCGTTCACCCTATGGCGCGGTGCCCAACGCCTTCGACCCGGCCTACGTCAGCGGCGGCTCCAGTTCCGGCTCGGCGTCGGTGGTGGCGCGCGGCCTGGTGCCGTTCTCCCTCGGCACCGACACCGCCGGCTCAGGCCGCGTGCCGGCCGGCTTCAACAACATCGTCGGCCTCAAGCCCACCAAGGGCTGGTTGCCCAACACCGGCCTGGTGCCGGCCTGCCGCACCCTCGATTGCATCTCCGTGTTCGCCCTGAGCGTCGCCGACGCCGAAACCGTGGCGCGCCTCGCCGGCGGCTACGACGCCCGCGACCCCTACTCCCGGCAAAACCCCGACAGCGCCCCGGTGGGCATGGGCGCCAAGCCCAGGCTGGCAGTGCCGGATGTGCTGGAGTTCTTCGGCGACGAACAGACCCGTGCCGTCTTCGAATCCGCGCTGGACCAGCTCCGGGCCCTGGGCGCCGAGATCACCGCCATCGATTTCAGCCCCTTCCGCCAACTGGCCGAGCAGCTCTACCAGGGCTCCTGGGTGGCCGAACGCACCGTGGCGGCCGGTACGATCTTCACCGACCAGCCGCACGCCATGGACCCGGTGGTGCATGGCATCCTCGCCAATGGCCTGGACTACAGCGCCTGCGACGCCTACCGCGCCGAGTACCTGCGCGCCGAGCTGGCGCGCAAGGTCAACGACGCCCTGGCCGGCTTCGACGCCCTGGTGGTGCCCACCTCGCCCACCATTCGCCGCATCGCCGAGATGGCCGAGGAGCCGGTGCGCTACAACGCCCAGTTCGGCACCTACACCAACTTCACCAATTTCTCCGACCTGAGCGCCCTGGCCCTGCCCGCCGGATTCCGCGCCGACGGCCTGCCAGCGGGCATCACCCTGCTCGCCCCGGCCTGGCATGACGCCGCCCTGGCCGCCTTCGGCAAGCGCTGGCAAGCCGCCCTGGCGCTGTCCCTGGGCGCCACCGGCCGCGCCCTGCCGCCCCAGGCACCCGCCGCCCAGGCGCCCGGTTGCGTGCGCGTCGCGGTGGTCGGTGCGCACCTCACCGGCATGCCGCTGAACTTCCAGCTCACCACCCGCAATGCGGTGCTGGTGGAACAGACCCGCACCGCCGCCGACTACCGCCTGTTCGCCCTGCCCGGCACCGTGCCGCCCAAGCCCGGCCTGGCCCGCAGCCAGGATGGCGCGCCGCTGATCGTCGAGCTCTGGGACGTCCCGCTGGCGCGCTTCGGCGAATTCGTCGCCGAGATTCCGCCGCCGCTGGGCATCGGCAACCTGCAACTGGAGGACGGCCGCTGGGTGAAAGGCTTCATTTGCGAGCCCTACGCCCTGGAAGGCGCCCGCGACATCACCGCCTTCGGCGGCTGGCGCGCCTTTATCGCCAGCCAGCAGAACTAGCTCCCTCCCCTCTCCCCCGAGAGGAGAGGGGACAAGAACAGCGCCAGCCAGACAGCCCGTCGCACCAGCCAGGAGGCCGCAAGAGATGTTCCACACCGTACTGATCGCCAACCGAGGCGAGATCGCCGTCCGCGCCATCCGTACCCTCAAGCGCCTCGGCGTGAAGAGCGTCGCCGTGTATTCCGACGCCGACCGCAACGCACCCCATGTGCGCGATGCCGATGTCGCCATCGCCCTGGGTGGCGACAAGCCGGCCGACAGCTACCTGCGCATCGACAAGATCCTCGCCGCCGCACGCGAGGCAGGTGCCCAGGCGATCTACCCCGGCTATGGCTTCCTCTCCGAAAGCGCCGAGTTCGCCGAGGCCTGCGAAGCGGCCGGTATCGCCTTTGTCGGCCCCACTTCGACGCAGATCCGCGAGTTCGGCCTCAAGCACCGCGCCCGTGAGCTGGCCGGCGCGGCCCAGGTGCCGATGGCCCCCGGCACCGGCCTGCTCGACAGCCTCGACGACGCGCTCGAGGCCGCCGCCCGGATCGGCTACCCGGTGATGCTCAAGACCACCGCCGGCGGTGGCGGTATCGGCCTGACCCGCTGCGCGGATGCCGAGGCGCTGAAAAGCGCCTATGAAAGCGTCAAGCGCATGGGCGAGCAGTTCTTCAGCGATGCCGGGGTATTCCTCGAACGCTTCGTCGACCAGGCACGCCACGTCGAAGTGCAGATCTTCGGCGACGGCCAGGGACGCGTGGCGGCCCTCGGCGAACGCGACTGCTCGTTGCAGCGCCGCAACCAGAAAGTCGTGGAGGAAACCCCTGCGCCGAACCTGCCCCAGGCCACCCGCGAGCGCCTCCACGCCGCCGCCGTCCAGCTCGGCCAGTCGGTGAACTACCGCAGCGCCGGCACGGTGGAGTTCATCTACGACGCCGCCCGCGACGACTTCTACTTCCTTGAGGTGAACACCCGCCTGCAGGTGGAGCACCCGGTCACGGAAATGGTCACCGGCCTCGACCTGATCGAATGCATGCTGCGTGTGGCGGCCGGTGACGCGCTGGACTGGCCAGCGCTGCAACGTGCCCCCCAGGGCGCCGCGATGGAAGTGCGGATCTATGCCGAAGACCCGCTGAAGAACTTCCAGCCCAGCCCCGGCGTGCTCACCGAAGTGCACTTCCCCGACGGCGTGCGTGTGGATGGCTGGGTCAGCACCGGCAGCGAGGTTTCGGCCTTCTACGACCCGATGATCGCCAAGCTGATCGTCCATGGACGTGACCGCGACGAGGCCCTGGCCCGCCTGCGCCAGGCCCTGGGCGAAACCCGCCTGCACGGCATCGCCAGCAACCTCGACTACCTGCGCCAGGTGGTGGCCGATGACCGCTTCGCCCGTGGCGAGGTGTGGACCCGCCTGCTCGACGGCTTCGCGTTCCGCCCCAGCGTGATCGAAGTGATCGAGCCCGGCACCTACTCCAGCGTGCAGGACTATCCGGGCCGCCTCGGCTACTGGGACATCGGCGTGCCGCCGTCCGGCCCCATGGACGACTTCGCCTTCCGCCTGGCCAACCGCATCGTCGGCAACCACGCCAGCGCCGCCGGCCTGGAGTTCACCCTGCAGGGCCCGACGCTGCGCTTCCATTGCGACGCGCTGATCGCCCTGACCGGCGCCGATTGCCCGGCGGAACTGGACGGCGAGTCCGTGCCCTACTGGGCGCCGCTGGCGGTCAAGGCCGGCCAGGTGCTCAAGCTCGGCCGCGCCCGCAGCGGCTGCCGCACCTACCTGGCGGTGCGCAACGGTTTCGATGTGCCGCTGTACCTGGGCAGCCGCTCCACCTTCGCCCTCGGCCAGTTCGGCGGCCATGCCGGCCGCACCCTGCGCCCGGCGGACATGCTGGCCATCTCCCAGCCGGAACTGCCGGCCTGCACCACCCCGGCCCCGGTGGCGCCGCCCCAGGCCGCCCACGCCAGCCTGATCCCCAGCTACGGCACCACCTGGAACATCGGCGTGCTCTACGGCCCCCATGGCGCACCGGACTTCTTCACCCCGGAGGCCATCGAGGCATTCTTCGACGCCGAATGGGAGGTGCACTACAACTCCAACCGCCTCGGTGTGCGCCTGTCCGGGCCCAAGCCGAGCTGGACCCGCGCCGACGGCGGCGAAGCCGGGCTGCACCCGTCCAACGTGCATGACTGCGAGTACGCCATCGGCTCGATCAACTTCACCGGCGACTTCCCGGTGATCCTCACCAAGGACGGCCCCAGCCTCGGCGGCTTCGTCTGCCCGGTGACCATCGCCAAGGCCGAGCTGTGGAAGGTCGGCCAGGTGAAGCCGGGCGACAAGCTGCGCTTCCACCCCATCGGCTTCCAGCAGGCACAGAGCCTGGAGCAGGCACAACTGGGCAGCCTCGAAGCGCTGGCCGCCATCAGCGCCGTGACCTTGCCCGCGCCCTCCCTGCAGCCCGCCGCCACGGTGTCCGCCACCGTGCTCGCCGAGCTGCCGGCCGACGGCCAGCGCCCACGGGTGGTCTATCGCCAGGCGGGCGATGCCTACATCCTGCTGGAGTACGGCGACAACGTTCTCGACCTCGCCCTGCGCCTGCGCGTGCACCTGCTGATGGAAGCCCTCAAGGCCGAGCCCCTGCGCGGCCTGGAGGAACTGGCCCCCGGCGTGCGCTCCCTGCAATTGCGCTACGACAGCCGCGTGCTGCACCAGCAGACCCTGCTCGACCACCTGCTGCGCCTGGAACAGCGCCTCGGCGATGTGGCCAATATCAAGGTGCCGACCCGCATCGTCCACCTGCCCATGGCCTTCGAGGACAGCGCCACCCTCGGCGCCGTCACCCGCTACCGCGAAACCGTGCGCGCCGAAGCGCCCTGGCTGCCGAACAACGTCGACTTCCTGCAACGCATCAATGGCCTCGCCAGCCGCGACGACGTGAAGGACATCCTGTTCGACGCCAGCTACCTGATCCTCGGCCTCGGCGACGTCTACCTCGACGCACCCTGCGCCGTGCCGCTGGACCCGCGCCATCGCCTGCTCAGCTCCAAGTACAACCCGGCGCGCACCTACACCGCCGAAGGCACCGTGGGCATCGGCGGCATGTACATGTGCATCTACGGCATGGACTCGCCCGGCGGCTACCAGCTGGTGGGGCGCACCCTGCCGATCTGGAACAAGTTCGTGAAGAACGCCCAGTTCGAGAACGGCCAGCCCTGGCTGCTGAAGTTCTTCGACCAGGTGCGTTTCTACCCGGTCAGCGAGGCGGAGCTCGACGCATTCCGCGAAGCCTTCCGCGAGGGGCGGGCCGAGATTCGCATCGAAGAAACCGAGTTCGACTTCGCCGCCTACCGTGACTTCCTCGCCGGCAATGCCGACAGCATCGCCGCCTTCCAGGCCACGCAGAAGGCTGCCTTCGATGCCGAGGCGCAACTCTGGCGCGACGACGACCCGACTGTCACCTCGCCGCTGGCCCAGCCCCACGACGACGACCAGGACCTCGACGGCCACCTGGTCAGCGCCGACATGTGCGGCAGCGTCTGGAAGGTGCTGGTGGAGCCCGGCCAGCGCGTCGAGGCCGGCACCCCGCTGCTGGTGGTGGAAGCGATGAAGATGGAACTGGCGGTCACCGCGCCGGTGGCCGGCACCGTCAAGGCGGTGCGTTGCCAGCCGGGCAAGGCGGTGACGCCGGGCGATGCCCTGCTGCTGCTCGACCCCAGCGAGGCCGCCTGAGATGCAACTGGTGGACCCGGACAAACGCGGCAGAGAGCGCCCGGAGAACCTCGCCGAGCGCATCTACGCCCAGCTCAAGGACGACATCTTCGAGTTCCGCCTGCTGCCCGGCGACCGCTTCTCTGAAAGCGAGATCGCCGACCGCATGGCGGTCAGCCGCACCCCCGTGCGCCAGGCGCTCTACCGCCTGGAACGCGAGGGCTACCTGGAGGTGTATTTCCGCAGCGGCTGGCAGGTGCGGCCGTTCGATTTCACCCACTTCGAGGAACTCTACGAGGTGCGCATCCTGCTGGAGCTGGAGGCGGTCCGCCGCCTCTGCGCCCGGCCCGAAGGCGAGCTGCCGGAGGCCCTGGCGCAGCTCCAGCGCATCTGGCTGGTGCCGAGCGCGGACCGCCTGCAGGACGGGCGCACCGTTTCCCACCTGGACGAAGCCTTCCATTGCCAACTGGTAGTGGCCGCCGGAAACCGCGAGATGGCCCGGCTGCATGCCGAGGTCAGCGAGAAGATCCGCATCATCCGCCGCCTGGATTTCACCCAGGTGCCGCGGGTGGAGATCACCTACGAGGAACACGCACGCATCCTCGGCGCGATCCTGTCGCGCCGCTGCGAAGAAGCACAGCTGCTGCTGAGGAGCCACATCGAAGTCAGCAAGGCTGAAGTACGCAAGATCACCCTGCACATGTTGCACAGCGCTCGGCCAAGGCCGCAGCCGGTCCAAGGGTGACGAGGAAGACCCTTTGAGAACTGCCGGTAGACAGACCAATAAACGCAGTGACTTCAAATACTTGTGAGAATGGAGACCGCCCCATGCAACGTCGCAGCCTGATCAAGGCCTTCACCCTTTCCGCGTCCATCGCCGCCATGGGCATGTCCTGGACAATCCAGGCGGCCGAGACCATCAAGGTCGGCATCCTGCACTCCCTCTCCGGCACCATGGCGATTTCCGAGACCTCGCTGAAGGACATGGCGCTGATGACCATCGACGAGATCAACGCCAAGGGCGGGGTCAACGGCAAGCAACTGGAGCCGGTGGTGGTCGACCCGGCCTCCAACTGGCCGCTGTTCGCCGAAAAGGCGCGCCAGTTGCTGACCAAGGACAAGGTCGACGTGGTCTTCGGCTGCTGGACTTCGGTATCGCGCAAATCCGTGTTGCCGGTATTCGAGGAACTCAACGGCCTGCTCTTCTACCCGGTGCAGTACGAGGGCGAAGAACTCTCGCCCAACGTCTTCTACACCGGCGCCGCGCCGAACCAGCAGGCCATCCCGGCGGTGGAATACCTGATGAGCGAGGACGGCGGCGGCGCCAAGCGCTTCTTCCTGCTGGGCACCGACTACGTCTACCCGCGCACCACCAACAAGATCCTGCGCAGCTTCCTGCACAGCAAGGGCGTAGCCGACAAGGACATCGAAGAGGTCTACACCCCCTTCGGCCACAGCGACTACCAGACCATCGTCGCCAACATCAAGAAGTTCTCCGCCGGCGGCAAGACCGCGGTGATCTCCACCGTCAACGGCGACTCCAACGTCCCGTTCTACAAGGAACTGGCCAACCAGGGCCTGGAAGCCACCGACGTGCCGGTGGTGGCCTTCTCCGTGGGCGAGGAAGAACTGCGCGGCATCGACACCAAGCCGCTGGTGGGCCACCTGGCCGCCTGGAACTACTTCGAGTCGGTGGATAACCCGGTCAACAGCACGTTCGTCGAGCAGTGGAAGGCCTACGCCAAGGCCAAGAACCTGCCCAACTACCAGACCGCGGTGACCAACGACCCGATGGAGGCCACCTACGTCGGCATCCACATGTGGGCCCAGGCCGTGGAAAAGGCCGGCAGCACCGACGTCGACAAGGTCCGCGAGGCCCTGGCCGGCCAGAGCTTCGCCGCGCCGTCCGGCTACACCCTGACCATGGACAAGACCAACCACCACCTGCACAAGCCGGTGATGATCGGCGAAATCCAGGAGGACGGTCAGTTCTCCGTGGTCTGGCAGACCGAAGGCCCGCTGCGCGCGCAGCCCTGGAGCCCCTTCATCCCCGGCAACGACAAGAAGCCGGACTATGCGGTGAAGACCAACTGACCGACCTCCCCTCTCCCGCTTGCGGGAGAGGGGCCGGGGGAGAGGGGCGTGCCACGCGCACCCTCTCCCCAACCCTCTCCCTCCCGAGG contains:
- the urtA gene encoding urea ABC transporter substrate-binding protein yields the protein MQRRSLIKAFTLSASIAAMGMSWTIQAAETIKVGILHSLSGTMAISETSLKDMALMTIDEINAKGGVNGKQLEPVVVDPASNWPLFAEKARQLLTKDKVDVVFGCWTSVSRKSVLPVFEELNGLLFYPVQYEGEELSPNVFYTGAAPNQQAIPAVEYLMSEDGGGAKRFFLLGTDYVYPRTTNKILRSFLHSKGVADKDIEEVYTPFGHSDYQTIVANIKKFSAGGKTAVISTVNGDSNVPFYKELANQGLEATDVPVVAFSVGEEELRGIDTKPLVGHLAAWNYFESVDNPVNSTFVEQWKAYAKAKNLPNYQTAVTNDPMEATYVGIHMWAQAVEKAGSTDVDKVREALAGQSFAAPSGYTLTMDKTNHHLHKPVMIGEIQEDGQFSVVWQTEGPLRAQPWSPFIPGNDKKPDYAVKTN
- the uca gene encoding urea carboxylase; this encodes MFHTVLIANRGEIAVRAIRTLKRLGVKSVAVYSDADRNAPHVRDADVAIALGGDKPADSYLRIDKILAAAREAGAQAIYPGYGFLSESAEFAEACEAAGIAFVGPTSTQIREFGLKHRARELAGAAQVPMAPGTGLLDSLDDALEAAARIGYPVMLKTTAGGGGIGLTRCADAEALKSAYESVKRMGEQFFSDAGVFLERFVDQARHVEVQIFGDGQGRVAALGERDCSLQRRNQKVVEETPAPNLPQATRERLHAAAVQLGQSVNYRSAGTVEFIYDAARDDFYFLEVNTRLQVEHPVTEMVTGLDLIECMLRVAAGDALDWPALQRAPQGAAMEVRIYAEDPLKNFQPSPGVLTEVHFPDGVRVDGWVSTGSEVSAFYDPMIAKLIVHGRDRDEALARLRQALGETRLHGIASNLDYLRQVVADDRFARGEVWTRLLDGFAFRPSVIEVIEPGTYSSVQDYPGRLGYWDIGVPPSGPMDDFAFRLANRIVGNHASAAGLEFTLQGPTLRFHCDALIALTGADCPAELDGESVPYWAPLAVKAGQVLKLGRARSGCRTYLAVRNGFDVPLYLGSRSTFALGQFGGHAGRTLRPADMLAISQPELPACTTPAPVAPPQAAHASLIPSYGTTWNIGVLYGPHGAPDFFTPEAIEAFFDAEWEVHYNSNRLGVRLSGPKPSWTRADGGEAGLHPSNVHDCEYAIGSINFTGDFPVILTKDGPSLGGFVCPVTIAKAELWKVGQVKPGDKLRFHPIGFQQAQSLEQAQLGSLEALAAISAVTLPAPSLQPAATVSATVLAELPADGQRPRVVYRQAGDAYILLEYGDNVLDLALRLRVHLLMEALKAEPLRGLEELAPGVRSLQLRYDSRVLHQQTLLDHLLRLEQRLGDVANIKVPTRIVHLPMAFEDSATLGAVTRYRETVRAEAPWLPNNVDFLQRINGLASRDDVKDILFDASYLILGLGDVYLDAPCAVPLDPRHRLLSSKYNPARTYTAEGTVGIGGMYMCIYGMDSPGGYQLVGRTLPIWNKFVKNAQFENGQPWLLKFFDQVRFYPVSEAELDAFREAFREGRAEIRIEETEFDFAAYRDFLAGNADSIAAFQATQKAAFDAEAQLWRDDDPTVTSPLAQPHDDDQDLDGHLVSADMCGSVWKVLVEPGQRVEAGTPLLVVEAMKMELAVTAPVAGTVKAVRCQPGKAVTPGDALLLLDPSEAA
- a CDS encoding GntR family transcriptional regulator, which codes for MQLVDPDKRGRERPENLAERIYAQLKDDIFEFRLLPGDRFSESEIADRMAVSRTPVRQALYRLEREGYLEVYFRSGWQVRPFDFTHFEELYEVRILLELEAVRRLCARPEGELPEALAQLQRIWLVPSADRLQDGRTVSHLDEAFHCQLVVAAGNREMARLHAEVSEKIRIIRRLDFTQVPRVEITYEEHARILGAILSRRCEEAQLLLRSHIEVSKAEVRKITLHMLHSARPRPQPVQG